The Chloroflexota bacterium genome has a window encoding:
- a CDS encoding peptide ABC transporter substrate-binding protein, with product MIRPNAAAVCVGLAIAIVSCAPAGTRSPGGSLSAPATSDEGSRSRTLELAVKLEPVGMAPKLQVGQNNTRTARRLVSAYEAIKDDRGMPHPYLAEALPQLGTDSWVVNSDGTMETTYRLRPNLTWHDGIPLTPEDFIFALQVYTDPQTGVLFSATPEDQIADVLGPDERTVVIRWRSLYPDAGALDMNDFPPLPRHILESQFQSDKGDAFVNHPYWNRQYVGLGPYRLVRWEPGAFMDLEAFENHAGGRAKIGRVHLRWIDDPNTSLAALLSGDVQVATNNSIDFEQGRVLQQAWGATGGQVLVSAREARFIQVQFSPQFNATPALLDPQVRKALAFSLDKQALVDGLLSGEGQIAETLVSPQMPYYDALLAAIARYPYDPRRAEQLMGQAGFAKGGDGWYADASGTHFNPEFRAFGGGQEERELAIMVDGLRRTGMEVVPNVVPAVYSRDVQIRASFPALHANVTQLPERTVFQKLYSYGIPTAANHWSGFNRGAWSDPAFDQLTVAFDTTLDRDERNQQMIQMMQIVAEVVPVIPLFYNLDAVAVTSAVAGPTTSAPDTTREWNVQDWRWTG from the coding sequence ATGATACGGCCGAATGCCGCTGCCGTCTGTGTGGGGCTCGCCATTGCCATCGTCTCCTGCGCGCCCGCCGGCACACGATCGCCGGGCGGCTCGCTGTCGGCGCCCGCGACCTCCGACGAAGGCTCCCGCAGCCGCACGCTCGAGCTGGCGGTGAAGCTCGAGCCGGTCGGGATGGCGCCCAAGCTCCAGGTTGGGCAGAACAACACACGAACGGCGCGTCGGCTCGTGAGCGCCTACGAGGCGATCAAAGACGACCGCGGGATGCCCCACCCGTACCTGGCCGAGGCCCTCCCCCAGCTCGGGACGGACTCGTGGGTCGTGAACTCCGACGGGACGATGGAGACGACCTATCGGCTTCGCCCGAACCTGACGTGGCACGACGGCATCCCCCTGACCCCCGAGGATTTTATCTTCGCCCTTCAGGTCTACACAGACCCCCAGACTGGCGTCCTCTTTTCCGCGACTCCGGAAGATCAGATCGCGGACGTGCTCGGACCGGACGAGCGCACCGTCGTGATCCGCTGGCGCTCGCTCTACCCGGACGCTGGCGCCCTCGACATGAACGATTTTCCGCCCCTCCCGCGCCACATCCTCGAGTCGCAATTCCAGAGCGACAAGGGCGACGCCTTCGTCAACCACCCCTACTGGAATCGCCAGTACGTGGGGCTCGGTCCGTATCGCCTCGTCCGCTGGGAGCCCGGCGCCTTCATGGATCTCGAAGCGTTCGAGAACCATGCCGGTGGGCGGGCAAAAATCGGCCGCGTGCACCTGCGCTGGATCGACGACCCGAACACGTCGCTGGCCGCCCTCCTGTCCGGCGACGTGCAGGTCGCGACCAACAACTCCATCGACTTCGAGCAGGGGCGTGTGCTCCAGCAGGCGTGGGGCGCGACCGGAGGCCAGGTCCTCGTGAGCGCGCGAGAGGCGCGGTTCATTCAGGTCCAGTTCAGCCCGCAGTTCAACGCCACGCCAGCGCTTCTGGACCCGCAGGTGCGGAAGGCGCTGGCCTTCTCGCTCGACAAGCAGGCGCTCGTGGATGGCTTGCTCTCCGGCGAAGGCCAGATCGCAGAGACCCTCGTGTCGCCGCAAATGCCGTACTATGACGCGCTTCTCGCCGCCATCGCCCGGTATCCGTACGATCCTCGCCGCGCCGAGCAGCTCATGGGCCAGGCCGGGTTCGCGAAGGGCGGCGACGGGTGGTACGCCGATGCAAGCGGCACGCACTTCAATCCGGAGTTCCGCGCCTTCGGCGGCGGCCAGGAGGAGCGCGAGCTGGCCATCATGGTGGACGGCCTACGACGGACGGGCATGGAGGTGGTGCCCAACGTGGTGCCGGCGGTCTATTCGCGCGACGTGCAGATTCGCGCGTCGTTCCCCGCGCTCCACGCCAACGTGACCCAACTCCCCGAGCGCACCGTGTTCCAGAAGCTCTACAGCTACGGGATCCCGACGGCCGCGAACCACTGGTCCGGCTTCAACCGTGGCGCGTGGTCCGACCCGGCCTTCGACCAGCTCACCGTCGCCTTCGATACGACCCTCGACCGCGACGAGCGCAACCAGCAGATGATCCAGATGATGCAGATCGTCGCGGAGGTGGTGCCGGTCATCCCGCTCTTCTACAACCTGGACGCCGTCGCGGTCACGTCGGCTGTCGCCGGCCCCACGACGAGCGCACCGGACACGACCCGCGAGTGGAACGTGCAGGATTGGCGCTGGACCGGCTGA
- a CDS encoding DUF5666 domain-containing protein, protein MRGFARGSAAVFSAAVIGIATQLSVLAQPPGAQILGTVERIDDNTVHLADSSTFALTEATRFTRITAGEIADLVPGVHVSISASRDASGTLTASLIDVNPASAPSPESQREMTETRFCEPGCNPSDLMTNAVIDDAILDAVSGGMMSISFAGESGLVAVSPLTRIEIQTIGTIDDLAPGARIIGFVDDQGAARSVWIYGDER, encoded by the coding sequence ATGCGCGGATTCGCCCGAGGGTCAGCCGCTGTATTCAGCGCCGCCGTGATTGGCATCGCGACGCAGCTTTCAGTCCTGGCGCAGCCGCCAGGAGCCCAGATTCTCGGGACCGTGGAGCGCATCGACGACAACACCGTCCACCTCGCCGATTCCTCGACTTTCGCTCTTACGGAGGCGACGCGGTTCACCCGCATCACCGCCGGCGAGATCGCGGACCTGGTGCCGGGCGTCCACGTATCGATCTCCGCGAGCCGCGACGCCAGTGGGACGCTGACGGCGTCCTTGATCGACGTCAACCCTGCGTCGGCGCCGTCGCCGGAGAGTCAGCGCGAGATGACCGAGACCCGCTTCTGCGAGCCCGGCTGCAATCCATCGGACCTGATGACCAACGCCGTCATCGACGATGCCATCCTCGACGCGGTGAGCGGGGGAATGATGTCGATCAGCTTCGCCGGCGAGAGCGGGCTGGTGGCGGTCAGCCCGCTGACGCGCATCGAGATCCAGACGATCGGAACCATCGACGATCTCGCGCCCGGTGCGCGCATCATCGGCTTCGTCGACGATCAGGGCGCCGCTCGATCGGTCTGGATCTACGGAGACGAGCGGTAG
- a CDS encoding cupredoxin domain-containing protein, with the protein MVRCFNGSYAAHRAVGVCLFGLLLAGSACAGAPDPEVSVVMTDYGFEPSRFNVDRGKKTVLVLQNKGAEEHNLVLKQQNAASPKVAPGQTVRFEVTLPPGTFPIICNIPGHEEAGMVGQIVSARGR; encoded by the coding sequence ATGGTTCGATGCTTCAACGGTTCCTACGCGGCCCATCGGGCGGTGGGGGTATGTCTTTTTGGCCTTCTCCTCGCGGGGTCGGCGTGCGCCGGTGCCCCCGATCCGGAGGTCTCAGTCGTGATGACGGACTACGGCTTTGAGCCCAGCCGGTTCAACGTCGACCGGGGGAAGAAGACGGTGCTCGTGCTGCAAAACAAGGGCGCCGAAGAGCACAACCTGGTTCTGAAGCAGCAGAACGCCGCGTCGCCAAAGGTGGCGCCCGGGCAGACGGTGAGGTTCGAGGTAACGCTGCCCCCGGGCACCTTCCCGATCATCTGCAACATCCCCGGCCACGAGGAGGCCGGCATGGTGGGGCAGATCGTCTCCGCCCGCGGCCGATAG
- the hypF gene encoding carbamoyltransferase HypF → MAAGAEELTEQPIRQRIDVRGTVQGVGFRPFVYRLATDHGLAGWVRNRSGGVEIEVEGSPAAIATFREGLRAHAPPLARVEELRAVAIPLAGGCAFEIHESLAVAGEALPVPPDTAPCADCLRELFDPADRRYRYPFINCTSCGPRFTIIEALPYDRPATTMRAFAMCARCAEEYHDPTSRRFHAQPNACPTCGPQLRLEVAGACAPGDPIAEAGTLLRGGKIVAVKGLGGFHLACDARNEAAVSRLRERKRRGAKPFAVMFPTLESARQACAVDDAAAESLASPRRPVVLLPGGRHLARSVAPGLIEVGAMLPSTPLHELLLREFGGPLVMTSGNLSEEPIAAENDEARARLGEIADAFLLHDRPIASRYDDSVVRVVAGAEMVTRRARGDAPAPLALSFQARRPILAFGAHLKSTFCLVKDRHAFVSQHVGDLESVETLRHYTALLRLYEELFAIRPAVVAHDLHPGYLSTKLALERDCEERVAVQHHHAHVVSCLAEHGIADPSIGVAYDGLGYGADGALWGGEVLVADWRDFTRRAHFREAPMPGGEAAVRRPYRMALGYLHAWFPSTLDAFAPFVAALPEREVAAVAAQVERGLNAPRTSSCGRLFDAVAAILGIRGVAQYEGQAAMELQARADPSAEGRYPFEIEDDGDCWIIDPSPTIWAVNRERAAGVPTATIAMRFHRTVAAITVEVCRRIGRETGLKQVALGGGVFQNHILLGEIVAGLRAAGLEPYFPRRLPTNDGGLSFGQAVVAYARNEGGGATRG, encoded by the coding sequence ATGGCAGCGGGGGCCGAGGAGCTGACCGAACAGCCGATTCGGCAGCGCATCGACGTGCGCGGCACCGTGCAGGGAGTCGGCTTCCGCCCCTTCGTGTACCGGCTCGCCACGGACCACGGGCTCGCTGGCTGGGTCCGCAATCGCTCGGGCGGGGTCGAGATCGAGGTGGAGGGGTCGCCAGCCGCCATCGCGACGTTCCGCGAAGGCCTCCGGGCGCACGCGCCACCCCTCGCACGCGTCGAGGAGCTGCGGGCAGTCGCGATCCCCCTCGCCGGCGGATGCGCGTTCGAGATCCACGAGAGCCTGGCGGTCGCCGGCGAAGCGCTCCCAGTGCCCCCCGACACGGCCCCCTGTGCGGACTGCCTGCGCGAGCTGTTCGATCCGGCCGACCGACGCTACCGCTATCCCTTCATCAACTGCACGAGCTGCGGGCCGCGCTTCACCATCATCGAGGCGCTCCCCTATGACCGGCCCGCGACCACGATGCGCGCCTTTGCCATGTGCGCGCGGTGCGCCGAGGAGTACCACGACCCGACGAGCCGGCGGTTCCATGCCCAGCCCAACGCGTGTCCGACGTGCGGTCCCCAGCTCCGGCTGGAGGTGGCGGGCGCGTGCGCCCCCGGCGACCCGATCGCGGAGGCGGGGACGCTTCTTCGAGGGGGCAAGATCGTCGCCGTGAAGGGGCTGGGGGGCTTCCACCTGGCGTGCGACGCGCGGAACGAAGCCGCGGTGAGTCGCCTGCGCGAGCGCAAGCGGCGCGGCGCCAAACCCTTCGCGGTGATGTTCCCGACCCTTGAGTCGGCGCGCCAGGCCTGCGCCGTCGATGACGCTGCCGCCGAGTCGCTCGCGAGCCCGCGCCGACCGGTGGTGTTGCTGCCGGGGGGCCGCCACCTCGCCCGCTCCGTCGCGCCGGGGCTGATCGAGGTCGGGGCGATGCTGCCGTCGACGCCCCTCCACGAGTTGCTCCTGCGCGAGTTCGGCGGGCCGCTGGTGATGACCAGCGGAAACCTCTCCGAGGAGCCCATCGCGGCGGAGAACGACGAGGCGCGGGCCCGCCTGGGGGAGATCGCCGATGCGTTCCTCCTCCACGACCGACCGATCGCGAGCCGCTACGACGACTCCGTTGTTCGGGTCGTCGCGGGAGCGGAGATGGTGACACGGCGGGCCCGCGGTGACGCGCCGGCCCCGCTGGCGCTGTCCTTCCAGGCGCGCCGACCGATCCTCGCATTCGGCGCGCACCTCAAGAGCACGTTCTGCCTCGTGAAGGACCGCCACGCCTTCGTCAGCCAGCACGTGGGCGATCTGGAGAGCGTCGAGACGCTTCGACACTACACCGCGCTGCTGCGCCTCTACGAGGAGCTCTTCGCGATCCGTCCGGCCGTCGTGGCCCACGACCTGCACCCCGGATACCTCTCGACGAAGCTGGCCCTCGAGCGGGACTGTGAGGAGCGCGTCGCCGTCCAGCACCACCACGCCCACGTGGTGAGCTGCCTGGCCGAGCACGGAATCGCGGACCCGTCCATCGGCGTCGCCTACGACGGGCTGGGGTACGGGGCGGACGGCGCGCTGTGGGGCGGTGAGGTGCTGGTCGCCGACTGGCGGGACTTCACCCGTCGGGCGCACTTCCGCGAGGCGCCGATGCCTGGCGGCGAGGCCGCGGTCCGTCGGCCGTATCGCATGGCGCTCGGCTATCTCCACGCCTGGTTCCCGTCGACCCTCGACGCCTTCGCACCCTTCGTCGCGGCGCTCCCCGAACGCGAGGTGGCGGCGGTGGCCGCGCAGGTCGAGCGCGGACTGAACGCGCCGCGCACGTCGAGCTGTGGCAGGCTCTTCGACGCCGTCGCCGCGATTCTGGGCATCCGCGGCGTGGCGCAGTACGAGGGCCAGGCCGCGATGGAGCTGCAGGCCCGGGCGGACCCATCGGCGGAAGGGCGCTATCCCTTCGAAATCGAAGACGACGGCGACTGCTGGATCATCGACCCGAGCCCGACGATCTGGGCTGTCAACCGTGAGCGCGCCGCGGGCGTGCCGACGGCGACGATCGCCATGCGCTTCCATCGAACGGTCGCCGCCATAACCGTCGAGGTCTGCAGGCGTATTGGCCGCGAGACGGGGCTGAAGCAAGTCGCCCTGGGCGGCGGCGTCTTCCAGAACCACATCCTGCTGGGCGAGATCGTCGCGGGCCTCCGCGCGGCGGGCCTGGAGCCATACTTCCCGCGACGGCTCCCGACCAACGACGGCGGGTTATCCTTTGGACAGGCGGTCGTGGCCTACGCGCGCAACGAAGGAGGGGGAGCCACCCGTGGATGA
- a CDS encoding SIS domain-containing protein → MDDLSDLVREWASESAFVKQKFFTDCAPDVARCARAMTERLASGGKVLAFGNGGSATDAQHIAVEFANPVVKERPPFPAISLAADSALVTSLANDFDFAEIFSRQVAVLADPRDVLIGLSTSGDSPNVVRAFEAGRERGLLTVALTGKGGGRCAEIANFAFAVPSHNVLRIQECHLTLYHILWDMVHTLLHFDPSLSGTWRGARAVEAGTPGGSSGPVPAPVESAEASPSPGRRSDGAHAQHGEAVDPDLAELYPFLFKG, encoded by the coding sequence GTGGATGATCTGTCCGACCTCGTGCGCGAGTGGGCGAGCGAGAGCGCGTTCGTCAAGCAGAAGTTCTTCACCGACTGCGCCCCCGACGTGGCCCGGTGCGCCCGCGCCATGACCGAGCGGCTCGCCAGCGGCGGGAAGGTCCTGGCCTTCGGCAACGGGGGCAGCGCCACCGACGCCCAGCACATCGCCGTCGAGTTCGCGAACCCGGTCGTCAAGGAGCGGCCACCCTTTCCAGCCATCAGCCTCGCCGCGGACTCGGCCCTCGTCACGTCCCTCGCCAACGACTTCGACTTCGCGGAGATCTTCTCGCGGCAGGTGGCGGTCCTGGCGGACCCACGCGACGTGCTGATCGGGCTCTCCACGAGCGGCGACTCGCCGAACGTCGTGCGGGCGTTCGAGGCGGGGCGGGAGCGCGGGCTCCTCACCGTGGCGCTGACGGGAAAGGGGGGCGGGCGGTGCGCCGAGATCGCCAACTTCGCCTTTGCGGTCCCATCCCACAACGTGCTGCGCATCCAGGAGTGCCACCTGACCCTGTACCACATCCTCTGGGACATGGTGCACACCCTGCTGCACTTCGACCCATCTCTTTCGGGAACGTGGCGCGGCGCGCGCGCGGTCGAAGCGGGTACTCCGGGGGGATCGAGCGGGCCGGTTCCGGCCCCGGTTGAGTCGGCAGAGGCCTCGCCGAGTCCGGGTCGGCGCAGCGACGGCGCGCACGCCCAGCATGGCGAGGCCGTCGACCCAGACCTCGCCGAGCTGTACCCGTTCCTCTTCAAGGGCTAA
- a CDS encoding HypC/HybG/HupF family hydrogenase formation chaperone — MCLSVPARVTAVHDASWATVEVGGTSKRISIDLVEDVRAGDYVLLHVGFALQKIDEDEALATLALLDEIARAETDPSEAPAEDRP, encoded by the coding sequence ATGTGCCTCTCGGTTCCCGCGCGCGTCACCGCGGTGCACGACGCGAGCTGGGCGACCGTGGAGGTCGGGGGGACCAGCAAGCGGATCTCCATCGACCTGGTCGAGGACGTCCGGGCTGGCGACTACGTGCTCCTCCACGTCGGGTTCGCGCTGCAGAAGATCGACGAGGACGAAGCCCTCGCCACCCTCGCGCTCCTCGACGAGATCGCGCGCGCCGAGACCGATCCCTCGGAGGCTCCGGCGGAGGATCGCCCGTGA